A genomic window from Paenibacillus sp. FSL K6-0276 includes:
- a CDS encoding dicarboxylate/amino acid:cation symporter, whose protein sequence is MNINNTLLSAIETNWYGFVVSIVVFGILFLLARKRIGFGVRVLIGLGIGLVAGIFFQYFDLETKAISTFGSIYVSLIRMLVIPLVFILVLNSISSLTNLEYLRKVGIKTFAWFLGTTGIASIIGLSIALLFNPGQGIQQDVPADFAAREIPTFSQVILDLVPSNPVNEAATGKVVPLLIFAIFLAVAIIKIGSKKPEAVKPVRDLIESLTLVLHQVVKFIIRLTPYGVFALIAGITARYGWETLQELGSVIITSYVAMIIHFVLIFGGLVLLVAKVNPIRFFRKIYPTITVAFTTRSSYATLPVNLEVITKRLHVSPRIASFIAPLGASVNFNACGGIWPAIVAVFTAQVFGIDLNWTDYITLVLVSIISSIGVAGVPGPAVISTTVVLTALGLPLEGIAIVAGVEALIDMGRTAVNATGTAVTALLVANSEGEFDREAFNSNDNEDDILLSTV, encoded by the coding sequence ATGAACATAAACAACACTTTGTTGTCCGCCATTGAAACCAACTGGTATGGATTTGTCGTTTCCATAGTTGTGTTTGGGATTTTGTTTCTACTGGCACGTAAAAGGATTGGATTTGGCGTACGGGTGCTTATCGGACTCGGTATCGGACTTGTAGCAGGTATTTTCTTTCAGTACTTTGACTTAGAGACTAAAGCCATTAGTACATTCGGCAGTATTTATGTCAGCCTGATTCGCATGCTCGTTATTCCTTTAGTATTCATTCTTGTATTGAACAGCATTTCTTCCTTAACCAACCTAGAATATTTACGCAAAGTCGGTATCAAGACCTTTGCCTGGTTCCTCGGAACAACGGGTATTGCTTCTATTATTGGCCTTTCAATTGCCCTGCTGTTCAATCCTGGTCAAGGCATACAACAAGATGTACCCGCAGATTTTGCCGCGCGAGAAATTCCAACCTTCTCTCAAGTCATCCTGGATCTTGTACCCTCTAATCCTGTAAATGAAGCGGCCACAGGTAAGGTTGTGCCTCTGCTCATTTTCGCTATCTTCTTAGCTGTAGCTATAATCAAGATTGGTTCCAAGAAACCAGAAGCCGTCAAGCCTGTACGTGATCTAATAGAATCATTGACACTGGTACTGCATCAGGTAGTGAAATTCATTATTCGCCTGACGCCTTACGGCGTGTTCGCGCTGATTGCCGGAATTACAGCACGTTATGGCTGGGAAACGTTGCAGGAGCTGGGCAGCGTAATTATAACCTCATATGTCGCAATGATTATACATTTTGTACTTATCTTTGGTGGGTTGGTTTTATTAGTAGCGAAGGTGAATCCAATTCGTTTCTTCCGCAAAATCTATCCAACCATTACCGTCGCCTTCACAACCAGAAGTAGCTACGCAACACTTCCTGTTAATCTCGAAGTGATTACGAAGCGGCTTCATGTCTCCCCACGGATCGCAAGCTTTATCGCACCGTTAGGGGCCTCCGTCAACTTTAACGCATGCGGTGGGATTTGGCCGGCCATTGTGGCAGTGTTTACCGCCCAAGTATTCGGAATTGATCTGAACTGGACTGACTACATCACACTGGTATTAGTAAGTATTATTTCTTCCATTGGTGTAGCTGGCGTACCTGGACCTGCCGTAATCTCCACTACTGTAGTGTTAACTGCTCTCGGTCTGCCGCTTGAAGGAATCGCTATCGTAGCGGGTGTAGAAGCGCTCATCGATATGGGTCGTACCGCTGTAAATGCAACTGGAACAGCTGTAACCGCGCTGTTAGTGGCCAATTCAGAAGGTGAATTTGACCGCGAAGCGTTTAATAGCAATGATAACGAAGACGATATTCTCTTGAGTACCGTTTAA
- a CDS encoding Gfo/Idh/MocA family oxidoreductase, translating into MVQKLRWGIIGCAQIATGSVMPAIMNSDSGMIKAVASRSLEKSSAVAAEFGIEKAYGSYEELLADKEIDAVYIPLPNHLHREWVIRAAEAGKHVLCEKPIALNSKEAAEMVKACKDAGVHLAEAYMYRHHPRIAELQETIASGEIGELRSIRGTFTYNDATDTSNIRFKSAWGGGSLYDVGCYPLSAARLLFGAEPEAVTVHAMFSPEHDNVDMMASGLVEFPNGLSLIFDCGMWAYNRQLLEILGTEGRIEVPMPFNARDEDAEFFVYTGDEVRRVDATGANPYIRQVDNFAVAVFTGERLIEPEDAVLSMRLIEACLASAKERKRISVL; encoded by the coding sequence ATGGTGCAAAAACTTCGCTGGGGAATCATAGGCTGTGCGCAGATTGCGACAGGTTCAGTGATGCCAGCTATCATGAATTCAGATTCGGGAATGATTAAAGCGGTAGCGAGTCGTAGCTTGGAAAAAAGCAGCGCTGTTGCCGCAGAGTTCGGAATAGAGAAAGCATATGGCAGTTATGAAGAGTTACTTGCGGATAAAGAAATCGATGCGGTATATATTCCGCTCCCTAATCATCTCCATCGTGAATGGGTGATTCGAGCGGCAGAAGCAGGTAAGCATGTGTTATGTGAGAAACCGATCGCACTGAACAGCAAAGAGGCTGCAGAGATGGTAAAAGCGTGCAAAGACGCAGGAGTTCACTTAGCAGAAGCATATATGTATCGGCATCATCCACGGATTGCTGAACTACAAGAGACTATCGCTAGCGGTGAAATTGGAGAATTACGCTCGATTCGTGGGACGTTTACTTATAATGACGCTACAGATACATCTAATATTCGCTTTAAATCAGCATGGGGCGGCGGCTCGCTTTATGATGTTGGCTGTTATCCGCTTAGCGCGGCACGACTGCTGTTTGGGGCAGAGCCGGAAGCTGTGACTGTGCATGCGATGTTCTCCCCAGAGCATGACAACGTAGATATGATGGCCTCAGGTCTAGTAGAATTTCCGAATGGTTTAAGCTTGATCTTTGATTGCGGAATGTGGGCATATAATCGCCAGCTGTTAGAGATTCTTGGGACCGAGGGACGAATTGAGGTGCCTATGCCTTTCAACGCTAGAGATGAGGATGCAGAATTCTTTGTGTACACTGGCGATGAGGTGAGACGAGTAGATGCCACCGGGGCTAATCCATATATCCGGCAGGTGGATAATTTTGCAGTCGCTGTATTCACAGGTGAGAGATTAATTGAGCCTGAGGATGCGGTGCTGAGTATGCGGCTGATCGAGGCCTGCCTTGCTTCCGCCAAAGAGCGGAAAAGAATTAGTGTGCTTTAG
- the menA gene encoding 1,4-dihydroxy-2-naphthoate polyprenyltransferase, whose translation MNIKSFLRFVELPTKVASMIPFLMGTLYALYRFEDFYVLRFGLMFVSLLSFDMATTAINNYYDFKKASKTHGYGYETHNAIVHFKLKESTVVATIVILLALAAGGGIALVTQTGLLVFLLGGLSFLIGILYSFGPIPISRMPLGELFSGLFMGFVIIFISAYIHTDEHVVSLLLQNGWVSLNINIVEVLYLFWFSVPAILGIAGIMLANNICDIDEDVENRRYTLPVYIGRRNALMLFKYLYYVSYLDLVVLLILGINPILVLLILLTLIPLHRNIDLFTQKQEKASTFILAVKNFVLMNAARIVVLGAAVLLNAIM comes from the coding sequence GTGAATATTAAAAGTTTTCTAAGATTTGTTGAGCTGCCGACAAAAGTAGCCAGTATGATTCCTTTTCTAATGGGAACGCTGTATGCCCTGTACCGGTTTGAGGATTTTTATGTGTTACGTTTTGGTTTGATGTTCGTTTCCTTGCTTAGTTTTGATATGGCAACGACGGCGATTAACAACTATTACGATTTCAAAAAAGCATCCAAAACCCACGGCTATGGCTATGAAACGCATAATGCGATTGTACATTTTAAGCTAAAAGAGAGCACCGTCGTGGCGACGATTGTTATTTTGCTGGCTCTGGCTGCAGGGGGCGGGATTGCGCTTGTTACTCAGACGGGATTGCTGGTCTTTTTGCTTGGTGGGCTGTCGTTCTTAATCGGCATTCTTTATTCGTTCGGGCCGATCCCCATTTCGCGGATGCCGTTAGGTGAACTGTTCTCAGGTTTGTTTATGGGCTTTGTGATTATTTTTATTTCTGCCTATATTCATACAGATGAGCATGTGGTATCGCTGTTGCTTCAGAACGGCTGGGTCAGCCTGAATATCAACATCGTGGAGGTGCTGTACCTGTTCTGGTTCTCCGTTCCCGCTATTCTGGGGATTGCAGGGATTATGCTCGCTAATAATATCTGTGATATTGATGAAGATGTGGAGAACCGCAGGTACACGCTTCCGGTCTACATTGGCCGCCGCAATGCGCTCATGCTGTTTAAATATCTCTACTATGTCTCTTATCTGGATCTTGTAGTGCTGCTGATCTTGGGGATTAACCCTATTCTTGTCTTGTTGATTCTACTTACACTGATCCCGCTGCACCGAAATATCGATTTGTTCACACAGAAGCAGGAGAAGGCGAGTACTTTTATTCTTGCCGTCAAAAATTTCGTGTTGATGAACGCGGCGCGTATTGTTGTGCTTGGTGCGGCTGTGTTGTTAAATGCGATAATGTAA
- a CDS encoding DUF6081 family protein, whose amino-acid sequence MEKKDKELMKEEQSAKGNQMVLGDFHSILEEGKVWKTGGFTLPDGSFWAYREPEAVVIVRNDTLYVRAKLSRENHQVQILDNAKHMYYSAEPVEIPEAGEISFELQIRCRTQGTAHGDLYDGYVSLNLLDFTTGAALDFFAGNDKYASVYGILPFPGVQVPESKGTKYFCIFKEDTDFKPREFNTYRITYHRGNDEAIFYLNGKEVRHEKNIPIKFNNFTVALGIMTEKDLSPEGSVSVHGQTVIAEWSPVKITTTEQ is encoded by the coding sequence ATGGAAAAGAAGGACAAGGAATTGATGAAGGAAGAACAAAGCGCTAAAGGCAATCAAATGGTACTTGGAGATTTCCACTCCATTTTAGAAGAAGGAAAGGTCTGGAAAACAGGCGGATTTACACTGCCTGATGGATCCTTCTGGGCTTATCGTGAACCGGAAGCGGTAGTTATTGTTCGTAACGATACGCTTTATGTACGTGCGAAATTATCTCGTGAGAACCATCAAGTACAAATTCTAGACAATGCTAAGCATATGTATTACTCCGCGGAGCCTGTGGAAATTCCTGAGGCCGGAGAGATTAGCTTCGAGCTGCAAATTCGTTGCCGTACACAAGGAACAGCACATGGAGATTTGTACGACGGTTATGTATCGCTGAACTTGCTTGATTTTACGACAGGCGCGGCGCTTGACTTTTTTGCGGGAAATGATAAATATGCTAGTGTATATGGAATTTTGCCGTTCCCAGGGGTACAAGTACCAGAGAGCAAAGGAACAAAATATTTCTGCATCTTTAAAGAAGATACGGATTTCAAACCACGTGAATTTAATACCTATCGCATTACGTACCACCGTGGCAATGATGAGGCTATATTCTATTTGAATGGCAAAGAAGTACGCCATGAGAAAAATATACCGATCAAATTCAACAACTTTACAGTGGCGCTCGGAATTATGACGGAGAAGGATCTGAGTCCTGAAGGCAGCGTGTCTGTGCATGGACAAACGGTTATTGCAGAATGGTCCCCAGTGAAGATTACAACGACTGAACAGTAA
- a CDS encoding prenyltransferase, translated as MNKWTLFTKATRFWSFSVMLIPIVLGTVGAYVWERSFHPVLFILTLIGAISAHLFSNMVNDLWDFRNGTDTEAKNSTGEISTNSGLLTGGILSESFYASMTWGMLAIAIICGGVLSIYSGWNILWFVLVGVLIAYFYVAPPLRYGYRGKGYSEVAIFIAFGIMPVLGSFFVQTGHFSMKPVILSLPVGFLTTLLLFNHHFLHWKADEQAGKLTLVVVWGEQKALVFSRVLLFTGYASVVVCVLMGVLPVYALLALVTAFWPIRIYRGLKPHNASPAYIPLMGASQKASVRCGVVMTAALLIQGLF; from the coding sequence GTGAACAAATGGACATTATTTACGAAGGCGACCCGGTTTTGGAGTTTTTCTGTTATGCTCATCCCGATTGTTTTAGGTACAGTTGGGGCATATGTATGGGAAAGGTCATTCCATCCGGTCTTATTTATTCTAACCTTAATAGGGGCGATTTCCGCTCATCTGTTCTCCAATATGGTGAATGATCTATGGGATTTTCGCAACGGAACTGATACAGAGGCGAAGAATTCCACTGGTGAAATCAGCACAAACTCCGGGCTACTGACAGGTGGAATCCTCTCGGAGTCTTTTTATGCGAGTATGACGTGGGGGATGCTGGCGATTGCCATCATATGTGGTGGAGTACTCAGTATATATAGCGGTTGGAATATCCTCTGGTTTGTACTTGTGGGTGTTTTAATTGCTTATTTCTATGTAGCCCCGCCACTGCGTTATGGATATCGCGGCAAAGGATACAGTGAGGTGGCCATATTTATAGCTTTTGGGATTATGCCTGTGTTAGGCTCCTTTTTCGTACAAACCGGTCATTTTAGCATGAAGCCTGTAATTCTTTCGTTGCCGGTCGGATTCTTGACTACATTACTGTTGTTTAATCACCATTTCCTACATTGGAAAGCGGACGAGCAGGCTGGAAAGCTTACGCTTGTTGTAGTGTGGGGTGAGCAAAAAGCACTTGTATTCTCGCGAGTACTTCTCTTCACCGGATACGCTTCGGTGGTGGTCTGTGTGCTGATGGGCGTACTTCCAGTTTATGCCCTATTGGCGTTGGTTACAGCCTTCTGGCCGATTCGTATTTATCGTGGACTGAAGCCGCATAACGCTTCGCCAGCTTATATCCCGCTCATGGGTGCTTCACAAAAAGCCTCCGTCCGATGCGGAGTAGTGATGACAGCAGCATTACTAATTCAAGGATTATTCTGA
- a CDS encoding acetate uptake transporter, protein MSAQSPNTQSVKIVTADPSAIGLFGLAIVTLVASSQKLEFTTGLSYVIPWAIFLGAFAQLFAAIQDAKHNNTFGMTAFGAYAFFWFGMASSWLIKLGVFGPTLAEAVDPKQLGFVFLGYLIFTIFMTIGAVEANRVLLIIFVLIDFLFLGLTFDSFGIVPEFFHKLAACAELGIGIVSLYGCGASVLNAHFGRTFLPMGAPLGIFKK, encoded by the coding sequence ATGTCAGCGCAATCCCCTAACACCCAATCTGTCAAAATCGTCACCGCAGACCCTAGCGCCATCGGGCTATTCGGACTGGCTATTGTCACATTGGTTGCTTCTTCACAGAAGCTTGAATTTACAACAGGACTTAGCTACGTCATTCCTTGGGCTATCTTCCTGGGAGCATTCGCTCAACTATTCGCCGCAATTCAAGATGCTAAGCACAATAACACCTTTGGTATGACTGCCTTTGGCGCCTACGCGTTCTTTTGGTTCGGCATGGCTAGCAGCTGGCTGATCAAGCTCGGCGTATTCGGCCCAACGCTTGCGGAGGCTGTAGATCCTAAGCAGCTCGGATTTGTATTTCTGGGTTACTTGATCTTCACAATCTTTATGACCATTGGTGCGGTTGAAGCTAATAGAGTTTTGCTTATCATTTTTGTATTGATAGATTTCCTCTTTCTTGGACTAACTTTTGATTCCTTCGGTATCGTTCCTGAGTTCTTCCATAAGCTTGCTGCCTGTGCCGAACTTGGAATTGGTATAGTGTCCCTATACGGATGCGGAGCGTCAGTGTTAAATGCTCATTTCGGACGCACTTTCTTGCCGATGGGAGCTCCCCTGGGTATCTTCAAGAAATAG